In Planctomycetota bacterium, a genomic segment contains:
- a CDS encoding family 16 glycoside hydrolase: protein MKLLAIGLALWGPVTWTFESDAPGGPPAGFDRVSTRGVGPGVWKVLQDGENRVLAQVEDSAPAHRYALAIVRDSSYRDLALSVRGRPIAGGRDQSVGLVWRCRDENNYYLARSNVLEQNVRLYRVVNGNRIKFAGRERVPLKTGEWQRLRVEHRGAAIAVFLNGEKLFEAEDRTFSEAGKVGVWIKSDSVTWFDDLAVEELR, encoded by the coding sequence ATGAAACTTCTGGCGATCGGTCTTGCCCTCTGGGGCCCGGTAACCTGGACGTTCGAGAGCGACGCCCCCGGCGGGCCCCCGGCCGGCTTCGATCGGGTTTCCACCCGCGGGGTCGGGCCCGGCGTCTGGAAGGTGCTCCAGGACGGCGAGAACCGCGTCCTGGCGCAGGTGGAGGATTCGGCTCCGGCCCACCGATACGCCCTGGCGATCGTGCGGGATTCCTCCTACCGCGACCTGGCGCTCTCGGTCCGGGGCCGTCCGATCGCCGGCGGGCGCGATCAGTCCGTCGGGCTCGTCTGGAGGTGTCGCGACGAGAACAACTACTACCTGGCCCGGTCGAACGTCCTGGAGCAGAACGTGCGCCTCTACCGCGTGGTCAACGGCAACCGGATCAAATTCGCCGGACGCGAGCGGGTGCCCCTCAAGACCGGGGAGTGGCAGCGTCTCCGGGTGGAGCACCGGGGGGCCGCGATCGCGGTGTTCCTGAACGGAGAAAAGCTTTTCGAAGCGGAAGACCGCACGTTTTCCGAGGCGGGGAAGGTGGGCGTCTGGATCAAGTCGGATTCGGTGACCTGGTTCGACGACCTGGCGGTCGAGGAGCTGCGGTAG
- a CDS encoding response regulator transcription factor, with product MRVLLVEDERDLAAALRRALEEESFAVDVAHDGESGLFNAESWPYDAVVLDLMLPRLDGRRLLARLRETKATPVLVLTARDAPAEKAALLNAGADDYVTKPFELGELVARLRALIRRAAGKPAPVLRIGAVEIDTASRTVRRGGRPVDLTPKEYALAEFLALHRGELVTRTMIYDHLYDENDDTLSNVVDVYVSNLRRKLGKDFVETRRGQGYIVDA from the coding sequence ATGAGGGTGCTTCTGGTCGAGGACGAGCGGGACCTGGCGGCGGCGCTCCGGCGGGCGCTGGAGGAGGAATCCTTCGCCGTGGACGTGGCGCATGACGGCGAAAGCGGCCTGTTCAACGCGGAAAGCTGGCCGTACGACGCCGTGGTGCTCGACCTGATGCTGCCGCGTCTGGACGGGCGGCGCCTCCTGGCCAGGCTCCGCGAGACGAAGGCCACGCCCGTCCTCGTCCTGACGGCGCGGGACGCGCCGGCGGAGAAGGCGGCGCTGCTGAACGCGGGAGCGGACGATTACGTGACCAAGCCCTTCGAGCTCGGGGAGCTCGTGGCCCGGCTGCGGGCCCTCATCCGGCGCGCGGCCGGGAAGCCCGCGCCGGTTCTGCGGATCGGAGCGGTGGAAATCGACACGGCGTCGCGGACGGTGCGGCGCGGCGGCCGTCCGGTGGACCTGACGCCCAAGGAGTACGCGCTGGCCGAATTCCTGGCCCTTCACCGGGGGGAGCTGGTCACGCGGACGATGATCTACGACCATCTCTACGACGAGAACGACGACACGCTCTCGAACGTGGTGGACGTCTACGTCTCCAACCTCCGCCGCAAGCTCGGCAAGGACTTCGTGGAGACGCGACGGGGGCAGGGGTATATCGTCGATGCTTAA
- a CDS encoding heavy metal sensor histidine kinase produces MLKSIRGALLFGYAVLLAAVVAGFGGTLYYKVRRSLFREVDSRLLAHAQALAGALEREGGGGYDLELSDDYVRIFSSGGRNGPYYAIWDETGALVDRSRPELEAPLPASAGARDRGRAREVAVRNPQGAWVLVGQRISGVREKLRELAGAIAGAGGGVLLLALAGGWFLIGRALGPIRTITEAAEAISESNLSRRIDVAQTQSELGRLARTLNATFDRLERAFARQTRFTADASHELRTPLSVILTQAELALRRERSPAEYREALEACLRAAQRMKAAVEGLLTLARADAGTLVLKRERVDLRKLLEETAAMLGPLALERRVAVTVSAEAATVEGDPDRLREVFANLLSNAIRYNREGGRVEATLQAAGGEAVLTVADTGVGIPEKDRPHIFERFYRVDPARSREAGGTGLGLSIAKWAVEAHGGTISFTSREGEGTTFVVRLPAADA; encoded by the coding sequence ATGCTTAAGTCGATCCGCGGGGCGCTTCTTTTCGGCTACGCCGTCCTTCTGGCGGCGGTGGTGGCCGGCTTCGGGGGCACGCTCTACTACAAAGTCCGCCGGTCTCTTTTCCGGGAGGTGGATTCGCGGCTTCTGGCGCACGCCCAGGCGCTCGCCGGGGCGCTCGAGCGCGAGGGGGGCGGAGGGTACGACCTGGAGCTTTCCGACGACTACGTGCGGATCTTCTCCTCCGGCGGCCGGAACGGTCCGTACTACGCGATCTGGGACGAAACGGGGGCGCTCGTGGACCGCTCGCGGCCGGAGCTCGAGGCGCCGCTCCCGGCGTCGGCCGGGGCGCGCGACCGCGGGCGGGCGCGGGAGGTGGCGGTCCGGAACCCGCAGGGCGCGTGGGTTCTCGTGGGCCAGCGGATCTCCGGGGTGCGGGAGAAGCTCCGGGAGCTGGCGGGCGCGATCGCGGGGGCCGGAGGGGGAGTGCTGCTTCTGGCCCTCGCCGGAGGGTGGTTCCTGATCGGGCGCGCGCTCGGGCCGATCCGCACGATCACGGAGGCCGCGGAGGCGATCTCGGAGTCCAACCTCTCGCGGCGGATCGACGTGGCCCAGACGCAGAGCGAGCTTGGACGGCTGGCCCGGACGCTCAACGCGACGTTCGACCGTCTGGAGCGGGCGTTCGCCCGGCAGACGCGCTTCACCGCGGACGCCTCGCACGAGCTTCGGACGCCGCTTTCGGTCATCCTGACCCAGGCCGAGCTGGCGCTCCGCCGGGAACGGTCCCCCGCCGAGTATCGCGAGGCGCTGGAGGCGTGCCTCCGGGCGGCGCAGCGGATGAAGGCGGCGGTCGAAGGACTTCTGACGCTGGCGCGGGCGGACGCCGGGACGCTCGTCCTCAAGCGCGAGCGGGTGGATCTCCGCAAGCTCCTCGAGGAGACGGCGGCGATGCTCGGTCCGCTGGCTCTCGAACGGCGCGTGGCCGTGACCGTGAGCGCGGAGGCGGCGACGGTCGAGGGCGATCCGGACCGGCTCCGGGAGGTGTTCGCGAATCTCCTTTCGAACGCGATCCGGTACAACCGGGAAGGGGGCCGGGTGGAGGCCACGCTTCAGGCGGCCGGGGGCGAGGCGGTTCTCACGGTGGCCGACACGGGGGTGGGGATTCCGGAGAAGGATCGGCCGCACATCTTCGAGCGCTTCTACCGCGTGGACCCGGCGCGCTCGCGCGAGGCGGGGGGGACGGGCCTGGGGCTGTCGATCGCCAAATGGGCCGTGGAGGCGCACGGCGGGACGATTTCGTTCACGAGCCGCGAGGGCGAGGGGACCACGTTCGTCGTGCGGCTGCCGGCGGCGGACGCCTAG
- a CDS encoding right-handed parallel beta-helix repeat-containing protein, whose product MIALLLFSVALQTDASAPEGEPVLDPPTLHCLGVSWTVRGDDDRDARVEIAFRREGAWDWRPGPPLFRVERGAARRDLPAGTWLFAGSVVGLDPGAPYEIRLTLIDPDGGRAERVLKARTLAEPVAPPALEEIRVRPGPRALRDAARRARPGTAILLHAGVYEAPLEVFSSGEPGRPIVWRAAGDGEAILDAGGTGNGIVAAGVHDVWFEGLTVRRAVKGLTLPNSSRIVVRRCRFLGVTYGVFATVNDAGDVHGLFLSDNVIEGPCTWPRTKGIENARGIQVTGVGHVIAYNRIRGFADAIDTLPSARCAAIDIHNNDVSEMTDDGIELDYSERNVRCFANRLTNVYQGISAQPVYGGPAYVFRNVLYNVVEAPFKLHQSPSGVLLYHNTVVKKGTPLVVATEHPVRNCVSRNNLFLGSAAPYAAQFEAPMVDCDFDADGFGGGPWNLFLKWNGVRYATLEEARAKAPAYRRAVVVATAGVRVPDDPARAYPPEFDGRVPRDAGAADAGVRLPGFNDAYAGRAPDLGAVENGAPPARYGPR is encoded by the coding sequence GTGATCGCGCTTCTTCTTTTTTCCGTCGCGCTCCAGACCGACGCCTCGGCTCCGGAAGGCGAGCCCGTCCTCGACCCGCCCACGCTCCACTGCCTGGGCGTAAGCTGGACCGTCCGGGGCGACGATGACCGCGACGCGCGCGTCGAGATCGCCTTCCGCCGGGAGGGAGCGTGGGACTGGCGGCCGGGGCCGCCCCTTTTCCGGGTGGAGCGGGGCGCCGCCCGGCGGGACCTCCCGGCCGGAACGTGGCTTTTCGCCGGGAGCGTCGTCGGCCTGGATCCGGGCGCGCCCTATGAGATCCGCCTGACCCTCATCGATCCCGACGGCGGCCGCGCCGAGCGCGTCCTCAAGGCGCGCACCCTCGCGGAACCCGTAGCGCCCCCCGCCCTGGAGGAAATCCGCGTGCGCCCCGGCCCGCGCGCCCTGCGGGACGCCGCGCGGCGCGCCCGGCCGGGAACCGCGATCCTCCTTCACGCCGGCGTCTACGAGGCGCCCCTCGAGGTCTTTTCGAGCGGCGAACCCGGGCGACCCATCGTCTGGCGCGCGGCCGGCGACGGGGAGGCGATCCTCGACGCCGGCGGAACGGGCAACGGCATCGTCGCCGCGGGCGTCCACGACGTCTGGTTCGAAGGGCTGACCGTGCGCCGCGCCGTCAAGGGCCTGACCCTTCCGAACTCCAGCCGCATCGTCGTCCGCCGCTGCCGGTTTCTGGGCGTCACCTACGGCGTCTTCGCCACCGTCAACGACGCCGGCGACGTGCACGGGCTCTTCCTTTCGGACAACGTGATCGAAGGACCGTGCACCTGGCCGCGCACGAAGGGGATCGAGAACGCCCGCGGAATCCAGGTGACCGGCGTCGGCCACGTCATCGCCTACAACCGCATCCGCGGGTTCGCCGACGCGATCGACACCCTGCCCTCCGCGCGGTGCGCCGCCATCGACATTCACAACAACGACGTGAGCGAGATGACCGACGACGGCATCGAACTGGATTATTCGGAGCGCAACGTCCGCTGCTTCGCCAATCGCCTCACGAACGTGTACCAGGGCATCTCCGCGCAGCCGGTCTACGGCGGTCCGGCGTACGTCTTCCGGAACGTGCTCTACAACGTCGTCGAGGCTCCCTTCAAGCTGCATCAGAGCCCCTCCGGGGTGCTGCTCTATCACAACACGGTCGTCAAGAAGGGAACTCCGCTCGTCGTGGCCACGGAGCATCCGGTGCGGAACTGCGTCTCCCGGAATAATCTGTTCCTCGGCTCGGCCGCCCCCTACGCCGCCCAGTTCGAAGCCCCCATGGTGGACTGCGACTTCGACGCCGACGGCTTCGGCGGCGGCCCGTGGAACCTCTTCCTCAAGTGGAACGGCGTCCGCTATGCGACCCTGGAGGAAGCCCGGGCGAAAGCGCCCGCCTACCGGCGCGCGGTCGTCGTGGCGACGGCGGGGGTGCGCGTGCCGGACGATCCCGCGCGCGCGTACCCGCCCGAGTTCGACGGCCGCGTCCCCCGGGACGCAGGGGCGGCGGACGCGGGCGTGCGACTGCCGGGGTTCAACGACGCCTATGCGGGCCGGGCGCCCGACCTGGGAGCCGTCGAGAACGGCGCGCCCCCGGCCCGTTACGGCCCCCGCTAG
- a CDS encoding sulfatase has product MRNALGILLAAVAAGAAPQEGAPPRLNVLFIAVDDLRPQLGCYGDPLVRSPNLDRLAARGTVFRRAYCQQAVCSPSRSSLMTGRRPDATRVYDLETHFRKALPDVVTLPQHFKAQGYHAQAFGKIYHGGFDDPPSWSVPSSGPRRPAYGPEGQAFLRKLLEDARARGLDLSNRRNVPRGWAWEAPEVEDGALPDGSLADQAIEALRALKDRPFFLAVGFLKPHLPFVAPRKYWDLYDAAKIPLPEDSSPPKDAPRYAPTGFGELRAYHGMPKEGPIPPETARKLIHGYLACVSYMDAQVGRLLDELDRLGLREKTVVVVWGDHGWHLGEGGQWCKHTNYERATRTALIVAAPGRKAPGRSSGALVELVDVYPTLLELCGLPGVEGLEGTSFRPLLDDPDRPWKKAAFSQYPRTIPGVGRAMGYSVRTDRYRLVEWSVPGKDFREYELYDHEADPAESVNLAGRPEHADRVRELAAVLRAGWPAARP; this is encoded by the coding sequence ATGAGAAACGCACTGGGCATTCTCCTGGCCGCCGTGGCGGCGGGCGCGGCTCCGCAGGAGGGGGCTCCACCGCGGCTCAATGTCCTTTTCATCGCGGTGGACGACCTGCGGCCGCAGCTGGGCTGCTATGGCGACCCCCTCGTCCGGTCGCCGAACCTGGACCGGCTGGCGGCCCGCGGGACCGTCTTTCGGCGCGCCTACTGCCAGCAGGCCGTCTGCAGCCCGTCGCGCTCGTCCCTCATGACCGGCCGCCGGCCGGACGCCACCCGCGTCTACGACCTCGAGACGCACTTCCGCAAGGCGCTGCCGGACGTGGTCACGCTTCCCCAGCATTTCAAGGCGCAGGGCTATCATGCGCAGGCCTTCGGCAAGATTTACCACGGCGGGTTCGACGACCCTCCTTCGTGGAGCGTGCCTTCTTCGGGGCCCCGCAGGCCCGCCTACGGGCCCGAAGGGCAGGCCTTTCTCAGGAAGCTTCTGGAGGACGCCCGCGCCCGCGGGCTGGATCTCTCCAACCGCCGGAACGTTCCGCGCGGCTGGGCATGGGAAGCGCCGGAGGTGGAGGATGGGGCGCTTCCGGACGGATCGCTCGCGGATCAGGCGATCGAGGCGCTGCGGGCGCTGAAGGATCGCCCGTTTTTCCTGGCGGTGGGATTTCTCAAGCCCCACCTGCCGTTCGTGGCGCCGCGGAAATACTGGGATCTCTACGATGCGGCGAAGATTCCGCTTCCGGAGGATTCTTCGCCTCCGAAGGACGCTCCTCGCTATGCGCCCACGGGCTTCGGAGAACTTCGGGCGTACCATGGAATGCCCAAGGAGGGGCCGATTCCGCCCGAGACGGCGCGGAAGCTCATCCACGGGTATCTCGCCTGCGTGAGCTACATGGACGCGCAGGTGGGCCGGCTCCTGGACGAACTGGACCGGCTGGGTCTTCGGGAGAAAACGGTCGTGGTCGTCTGGGGCGATCATGGCTGGCACCTGGGCGAGGGCGGCCAGTGGTGCAAGCACACGAACTACGAGCGGGCCACGCGGACGGCGCTGATCGTCGCGGCGCCGGGGCGGAAGGCGCCGGGACGTTCCTCCGGGGCGCTCGTGGAGCTCGTGGACGTCTATCCGACGCTTCTGGAGCTGTGCGGTCTTCCGGGCGTCGAGGGGCTCGAAGGGACCAGTTTCCGGCCGCTCCTGGACGATCCCGACCGGCCCTGGAAGAAGGCGGCGTTCAGCCAGTACCCGCGGACGATTCCCGGGGTGGGGCGCGCGATGGGGTACTCCGTGCGCACGGACCGGTATCGGCTCGTGGAGTGGAGCGTTCCGGGCAAGGATTTCCGGGAGTACGAGCTTTACGACCACGAGGCCGACCCCGCCGAGAGCGTGAACCTGGCCGGGCGGCCGGAACACGCGGATCGGGTTCGGGAGCTGGCGGCGGTGCTCCGGGCGGGCTGGCCCGCGGCGCGCCCGTAG
- a CDS encoding PilT/PilU family type 4a pilus ATPase: protein MEASRPPAPRVVVVDPDPVSLGRLRETLEPEGLELQCVLSGAAAREAFRTAPPTACVLELSLPDTPGLDLLRELRREYPNTAFLALSAQVAPHEIVAALKLGAVDFVAKPVDPSRFRIQVRNALQEVFHAQELDRARAEVGDGLTSIQLDQILQELIVRGGSDLHLKVGRPPLMRISGDLVPTELPEIAENDMKGLLLQMLGREGLAALEANFECDTSYLLPGVARFRVNAFRRMGQFGAALRMIPLAAPTIEAMGLPDVLKEICKAPHGLVLITGPTGSGKSTTLAAMIEHLNETQSLHVVTIEDPVEFVYTDRKCTINQRQLGTDVKSLHEALRRALRQDPDVILIGEMRDMETIELAMHAAETGHLVFSTLHTNDAKQTLDRIVDTFPSAAAPQVRAMLALTLQAVISQRLVRRADGKGRVAAVEVMINSPNIRELIAEGKTSQIEKAIAASGDFYRMQTFNQALARLVLDGVVAEEEALASTQNPGDLRLLLKGVTSGSTSALRGADAGRSAADSGKIKINRGF from the coding sequence ATGGAAGCGAGCCGACCTCCCGCGCCCCGCGTCGTCGTCGTGGACCCGGATCCCGTGTCCCTCGGGAGACTCCGGGAGACGCTCGAGCCCGAGGGCCTCGAGCTTCAGTGCGTCCTGAGCGGGGCGGCCGCCCGCGAGGCCTTCCGAACGGCGCCGCCGACGGCCTGCGTCCTGGAGCTTTCGCTCCCGGACACGCCGGGCCTGGACCTCCTGCGGGAACTCCGGCGGGAATACCCGAACACGGCATTCCTGGCCCTGAGCGCCCAGGTGGCGCCTCACGAGATCGTGGCCGCGCTCAAGCTCGGAGCGGTCGATTTCGTCGCCAAACCCGTCGATCCCTCCCGCTTCCGCATCCAGGTCCGCAACGCCCTCCAGGAGGTCTTCCACGCCCAGGAGCTCGACCGCGCGCGGGCCGAGGTGGGCGACGGACTGACCTCGATACAGCTGGACCAGATCCTTCAAGAACTGATCGTGCGGGGCGGCTCGGACCTGCATCTCAAGGTCGGCCGGCCTCCGCTCATGCGCATCTCCGGCGACCTCGTGCCCACCGAGCTGCCCGAGATCGCGGAGAACGACATGAAGGGGCTGCTTCTTCAGATGCTGGGCCGGGAGGGGCTGGCGGCCCTGGAGGCGAACTTCGAATGCGACACGTCGTACCTCCTGCCCGGCGTCGCCCGCTTCCGCGTGAACGCCTTCCGGCGGATGGGACAGTTCGGCGCCGCGCTCCGCATGATCCCTCTGGCGGCGCCGACGATCGAGGCGATGGGCCTGCCGGACGTGCTCAAGGAGATCTGCAAGGCCCCCCACGGCCTCGTCCTCATCACGGGCCCCACCGGCAGCGGCAAGTCCACGACCCTTGCCGCCATGATCGAGCACCTCAACGAGACCCAGTCGCTCCACGTCGTGACGATCGAGGACCCCGTCGAATTCGTCTACACCGACAGGAAGTGCACGATCAACCAGCGCCAGCTCGGAACCGACGTCAAGTCCCTTCACGAAGCCCTCCGCCGCGCCCTGCGCCAGGACCCCGACGTGATCCTCATCGGCGAGATGCGCGACATGGAGACGATCGAGCTGGCGATGCACGCGGCCGAGACGGGACACCTCGTCTTTTCCACCCTCCACACCAACGACGCCAAGCAGACCCTGGACCGGATCGTGGACACCTTCCCCTCCGCGGCCGCGCCCCAGGTGCGCGCGATGCTCGCCCTCACGCTCCAGGCGGTCATCAGCCAGCGCCTCGTCCGGCGGGCCGACGGCAAGGGGCGTGTCGCCGCCGTCGAGGTCATGATCAACTCCCCCAACATCCGCGAGCTCATCGCGGAGGGGAAGACTTCGCAGATCGAAAAGGCCATCGCCGCGTCGGGCGACTTCTACCGCATGCAGACCTTCAACCAGGCGCTGGCCCGCCTGGTTCTGGACGGCGTCGTGGCGGAGGAGGAAGCGCTCGCCTCGACCCAGAATCCCGGAGACCTCCGGCTCCTCCTCAAGGGGGTCACCAGCGGATCGACCTCCGCCCTGCGCGGCGCCGACGCCGGCCGCTCCGCCGCCGACTCGGGGAAGATCAAGATCAACCGGGGTTTCTGA
- a CDS encoding sulfatase has protein sequence MDVRVETLRRLSALAILCAAASCAAPEETRAGRRPNVVLIFMDDLGYADIGPFGAKAHRTPHLDRLAREGRIFTDFYVSQAVCSASRASLLTGCYNVRVGIFGALGPRSKVGLADGEVTLAELFRSQGYATACFGKWHLGDAPEFLPTRHGFDEYFGLPYSNDMWPFHPTARHFPDLPLLEGTHPVRPQVTPRDQEMLTTWYTERAVAFIEKNRSRPFFLYVPHSMVHVPLHVSDRFRGRSGAGLFGDVLMEVDDSVGRIVEAIRRNGLERNTLVLFTSDNGPWLPYGDHAGSAGPFREGKGTTFEGGVRVPLIAWGPGTIPAGTVCREPAMTIDVLPTMARLIGAALPEHPIDGRDIGPLLRGEPGARSPHEALYFYWHRELQAVRWGRWKLHFLHTYPTLAGRPGGKGGLPARTETGRIELSLFDLERDPGETRDVQAEHPEVVARIQTLAEAMRGDLGDSALKRPATGAREPGRLR, from the coding sequence ATGGATGTGCGCGTCGAGACGCTTCGAAGACTGTCGGCGCTCGCGATCCTCTGCGCGGCGGCGTCATGCGCCGCGCCGGAGGAGACCCGGGCGGGCCGGCGGCCCAACGTCGTGCTCATCTTCATGGACGACCTGGGGTATGCGGATATCGGTCCGTTCGGCGCCAAAGCGCATCGGACGCCCCATCTGGACCGCCTGGCCCGGGAAGGGCGGATCTTCACGGACTTCTACGTTTCGCAGGCCGTCTGCTCGGCGTCCCGGGCGAGCCTTCTGACGGGCTGTTACAACGTCCGGGTCGGCATCTTCGGCGCGCTCGGCCCACGGTCCAAAGTGGGTCTCGCCGACGGCGAGGTGACGCTGGCGGAACTTTTCCGGAGCCAGGGATACGCCACCGCCTGCTTCGGCAAGTGGCACCTGGGCGACGCGCCCGAGTTCCTCCCGACGCGGCACGGCTTCGACGAATACTTCGGGCTGCCTTACTCGAACGACATGTGGCCCTTTCATCCCACGGCGCGCCACTTTCCGGATCTTCCGCTTCTGGAGGGGACGCACCCGGTCCGTCCCCAGGTGACGCCGCGGGACCAGGAGATGCTGACGACTTGGTACACGGAGCGGGCGGTCGCGTTCATCGAGAAGAACCGGTCCCGTCCGTTCTTTCTCTACGTGCCGCACAGCATGGTGCACGTGCCCCTCCACGTGTCGGACCGGTTCCGCGGGCGGAGCGGCGCGGGGCTGTTCGGGGACGTTCTCATGGAGGTGGACGATTCGGTGGGCCGGATCGTCGAGGCGATCCGCCGGAACGGGCTGGAACGGAATACGCTCGTCCTTTTCACCTCCGACAACGGGCCGTGGCTGCCGTATGGCGACCATGCCGGGTCGGCGGGTCCTTTCCGGGAAGGCAAGGGCACGACCTTCGAAGGCGGGGTCCGGGTGCCTCTGATCGCCTGGGGGCCGGGGACGATTCCGGCGGGGACCGTGTGCCGCGAGCCGGCCATGACGATCGACGTTCTGCCCACGATGGCGCGGCTGATCGGGGCGGCGCTTCCGGAACATCCGATCGACGGGCGGGACATCGGTCCGCTCCTCCGGGGGGAGCCCGGCGCGCGCAGTCCGCACGAGGCGCTTTACTTCTACTGGCACCGCGAGCTTCAGGCGGTCCGCTGGGGACGCTGGAAGCTTCATTTCCTTCACACCTATCCGACGCTGGCGGGCCGTCCGGGAGGGAAGGGAGGCCTGCCCGCCCGCACCGAGACGGGGCGGATCGAGCTTTCGCTTTTCGATCTCGAACGCGATCCGGGCGAAACGCGGGACGTCCAGGCGGAGCATCCGGAGGTCGTCGCGCGGATCCAGACGCTGGCGGAGGCGATGCGCGGCGATCTCGGGGACTCCGCGCTCAAGCGGCCGGCGACGGGCGCGCGCGAGCCGGGCCGGCTCCGGTAG
- a CDS encoding aldose 1-epimerase family protein, which translates to MKLFGRTWDRRSLLARVGDLRQIGGAVPITLQDGPERGVRAIDVRTGTGFRFVVLPDRGLDVWMAEYQGASLAWLSPTGPLHPAFFEPEGLGWLRGFAGGLSVTCGLTYLGPPHVDQGRALGLHGRASYLPAREVAVLENWEGDDYRIEIRGRIREAAVFGEHVTLSRRLSTALGENRLFLEDTVENLGAEPVPHMVLYHVNGGFPLLDETAELLTASSEVRPANPVSEREPGDFARFLPPSPGYPERLYFHTLRAGPDGRTAVALVNRGFQGGRGLGYLLRFPVSALPCFTEWKMMGPGTYVVGTEPGNVHPVPRERLRREGTLPFLAPGERRRYEIEFRVLASPEEIGAAEAEIRSLGSS; encoded by the coding sequence ATGAAGCTCTTCGGAAGAACGTGGGACCGCCGGTCGCTTCTGGCACGCGTGGGAGACCTCCGTCAGATCGGCGGCGCCGTGCCGATCACGCTGCAGGACGGCCCGGAGCGCGGCGTCCGGGCCATCGACGTCCGCACGGGCACCGGCTTCCGCTTCGTCGTCCTGCCGGATCGGGGCCTGGACGTCTGGATGGCGGAATATCAGGGCGCTTCGCTCGCCTGGCTTTCTCCCACGGGCCCCCTTCACCCGGCCTTTTTCGAGCCCGAAGGACTCGGCTGGCTGCGCGGATTCGCCGGCGGCCTGTCCGTCACCTGCGGGCTGACCTACCTGGGACCGCCCCACGTGGACCAGGGCCGCGCCCTCGGCCTGCACGGCCGGGCGTCCTACCTTCCCGCCCGCGAGGTCGCCGTCCTGGAGAACTGGGAGGGGGACGACTATCGGATCGAGATCCGCGGGCGGATCCGCGAGGCGGCCGTTTTCGGCGAACACGTGACCCTCTCGCGCCGCCTCTCCACGGCGCTCGGAGAAAACCGGCTGTTCCTCGAAGACACCGTGGAAAACCTCGGCGCCGAACCGGTTCCCCACATGGTCCTCTATCACGTCAACGGCGGCTTTCCGCTCCTCGACGAAACGGCCGAGCTCCTGACCGCCTCCTCCGAGGTCCGCCCCGCCAATCCCGTCTCCGAGCGCGAGCCCGGCGATTTCGCCCGCTTTCTTCCGCCGAGTCCGGGATACCCGGAGCGCCTCTATTTCCACACGCTGCGGGCGGGACCCGACGGCCGGACCGCGGTGGCGCTCGTGAACCGCGGATTTCAGGGGGGACGGGGCCTCGGATACCTCCTGCGGTTTCCCGTTTCGGCGCTCCCGTGCTTCACGGAGTGGAAGATGATGGGACCGGGGACGTACGTCGTCGGCACGGAACCGGGCAACGTTCACCCCGTGCCCCGCGAGCGGCTCCGCCGCGAGGGAACGCTGCCCTTCCTGGCCCCCGGGGAGCGCCGGCGCTACGAAATCGAATTCCGGGTCCTCGCCTCCCCGGAGGAGATCGGCGCCGCGGAAGCCGAAATCCGATCCCTCGGCTCGTCCTGA